In the genome of Raphanus sativus cultivar WK10039 chromosome 4, ASM80110v3, whole genome shotgun sequence, one region contains:
- the LOC108850043 gene encoding AT-hook motif nuclear-localized protein 9-like, with protein sequence MLMDQRDPMGLTGSGSYYIQRGLPGSVPPTFHGSSSSQQQQQQGLRHLHNQNSPFGSGSTGFGSPPPLHGDPSPSAAATGAVPHHVGVHMISPPPPTQSETPMKRKRGRPRKYGQDGSVSLALSSSSVSTVNNSNKRGRGRPPGSGKKQRLTSSGELMMPSSSGMSFTPHVIVVSIGEDIATKVIAFSQQGPRAICVLSASGAVSTATLLQSSSSPAAIQYEGRFEILALSISYLVPTDGSFRNRTGNLSVSLASPDGRVIGGAIGGPLIAASPVQVIVGSFIWSAPKIKNKKREEEGSENVQDTNDQALDPVPQHTQGQNLIWSTGSRQMDMRHAHADIDLMRG encoded by the exons ATGCTAATGGATCAAAGAGATCCAATGGGTTTAACCGGGTCAGGCTCTTACTATATCCAAAGAGGTTTACCCGGTTCGGTTCCTCCTACGTTTCacggatcatcatcatcacagcaacaacaacagcaagGGCTTCGTCACTTACATAACCAAAACTCTCCATTCGGTTCAGGCTCCACCGGGTTCGGATCTCCTCCTCCTTTACACggtgacccttctccatcagcaGCAGCAACGGGAGCTGTTCCTCATCATGTTGGCGTTCATATgatttctcctcctcctcctactcaGAGTGAAACTCCGATGAAACGTAAGAGAGGACGGCCTAGAAAATACGGACAAGACGGATCTGTTTCTTTGGCattgtcttcttcctctgtttccacCGTTAACAACTCTAACAAACGTGGCCGTGGTCGACCTCCTGGCTCTGGCAAGAAACAGAGATTAACTTCCTCTG GTGAGTTGATGATGCCTTCATCTTCTGGAATGAGCTTCACGCCACACGTTATTGTGGTTTCAATAGGAGAA GATATTGCAACGAAGGTTATAGCTTTCTCTCAACAAGGTCCAAGAGCCATTTGCGTTCTATCTGCAAGTGGAGCTGTCTCTACTGCAACGCTGCttcaatcatcatcatctcctgcTGCTATTCAGTACGag GGCCGGTTTGAGATCTTAGCCTTATCGATATCTTATCTTGTCCCAACTGATGGAAGTTTCCGGAATAGAACTGGAAACTTATCAGTTTCGCTTGCTAGTCCTGATGGGCGTGTGATTGGTGGTGCCATTGGAGGGCCTTTAATAGCAGCAAGTCCTGTTCAG GTTATTGTAGGGAGCTTTATATGGTCAGCTCCTAAGATCAAGAACAAGAaacgagaagaagaaggttcTGAAAATGTTCAAGACACTAATGATCAAGCTCTGGACCCTGTTCCTCAACACACACAAGGCCAAAACCTGATTTGGTCAACAGGTTCAAGGCAGATGGATATGCGCCATGCTCATGCTGATATTGATCTAATGCGCGGTTGA
- the LOC108850044 gene encoding voltage-dependent chloride channel 2, chloroplastic-like, producing the protein MYQSMNLSFSSNFTHQSRRFRPGISAAPRKPLDFKPSCVSSDPDSSDSTPINLSTKLVSLLKAVPDWSDGIKERRMQQKRSLYTHENWVRHRSSLRHLRHVSSSASSRVILSLIPPVFFFTTVAVLIAGYNSAVGSDLLPSFFPVLRASSLPYQLTAPALALLLVFRTEASYSRFEQGRKAWVKIITGTNDLARQVVSSVNGSSGDDDDELIIRDALLRYIAAFPVALKCHVIYGSDIADDLRNVVEDDDLSLILQSKHRPRCVIQFISQSLQLLNLDSTKIDALESKMLQLQEGIGVCDQLMGIPIPLSYTRLTSRLLVLWHLTLPVILWDDCHWNVVPATFISAASLFCIEEVGVLIEEPFSMLALDELCDMVLSNIDEAVKSEKVIRNRIIAKKRMREIKS; encoded by the exons atgTATCAATCGATGAACCTATCTTTCTCCTCCAACTTCACCCACCAATCTCGACGATTCCGCCCCGGAATCTCCGCCGCACCTCGCAAACCCCTCGATTTCAAACCTTCGTGCGTCTCCTCCGATCCAGACTCCTCCGACTCAACTCCGATCAACCTCTCCACGAAGCTCGTCTCCCTCCTCAAAGCCGTCCCGGACTGGTCAGACGGGATCAAGGAGAGGCGGATGCAGCAGAAACGATCCCTCTACACTCACGAGAACTGGGTCAGACACCGGAGCTCCCTCCGCCACCTCCGCCACGTGTCCTCCAGCGCCTCTTCCCGCGTCATACTCTCTCTGATCCCTcccgtcttcttcttcaccaccGTCGCCGTCCTCATCGCCGGGTACAACTCCGCCGTGGGTTCGGACTTGCTGCCTAGCTTCTTCCCGGTGCTCCGAGCTTCCTCTCTGCCCTACCAGCTCACCGCTCCGGCGCTGGCTCTGCTTTTGGTGTTCCGCACTGAGGCTTCGTATTCGAGGTTCGAGCAGGGGAGGAAGGCTTGGGTTAAGATTATAACTGGAACTAATGATTTAGCTAGGCAGGTTGTTTCTTCCGTTAACGGCTCCTCCGGTGATGACGATGATGAGTTAATCATCAGAGATGCGCTTTTGCGCTACATTGCTGCTTTCCCTGTCGCGCTTAAG TGTCATGTGATATATGGTTCGGATATAGCTGATGATCTCCGGAATGTGGTAGAAGATGATGATCTGTCTCTGATCCTTCAATCAAAGCACCGTCCACGCTGTGTCATCCAGTTCATTTCCCAAAGCCTTCAGCTTTTGAATCTTGACAGTACAAAGATTGATGCTTTG GAATCGAAGATGCTGCAGTTACAGGAAGGAATTGGTGTGTGTGATCAACTAATGGGTATCCCTATTCCACTTTCCTACACACGGCTAACTTCCAGGCTCTTAGTCTTATGGCATCTTACACTCCCTGTTATTCTCTGGGATGATTGTCACTGGAATGTTGTTCCTGCTACTTTCATCAGCGCTGCGTCTCTCTTCTGCATTGAAGAA GTGGGTGTTCTTATAGAGGAGCCGTTTTCTATGCTAGCTTTAGACGAGCTATGTGACATGGTGCTTAGTAACATTGATGAAGCTGTTAAATCGGAGAAGGTCATACGCAATCGGATCATCGCAAAGAAAAGGATGCGTGAAATTAAGTCTTGA
- the LOC130510491 gene encoding uncharacterized protein LOC130510491 isoform X1, translating into MEKEIYRRQLSREGIGCVWMFMNSMFDFRHGGSIHKLLMDKKRGSKRIIVVETKVEKHLTCDSDFEESEAEMQSVKNLTEEETQQKCDTECRGKTKEKKRSRTCSKTNSEDVNDHADKKPYDHQSDDADSINDDDSEEKFSELIKRLIAQTQKDSDEAENCKNLVDASQFLDSKQGSFRDIGTSPVSGDSQRIKETQTIVILKPEPTDLVIGSSPGTHATCNKAKNGRSGSSFILNRIRRRLKSSPKKNPCNADALSSDNSCMGVEIENSSRRHVSAEEILPDISSNNEADKEDSKKSMCGIYIAAKKHLSEMLAEGDAADVDSPDKEAPRILGKILALPAFSTPDNSPKVTLAHEFAGHRITEKPNIQECSSEDSTKHEETASTCPGAGVSDTRDEEKTVLDSLSEAVSSCIVHQDAYVDEEKLETHDEHEQTQPLEKVVSECQDNATDVPGKSSPVSVLEPFFTDDDTSPNCSRLSSVESRLQPRCIRFNEPDSPRSEKDNEVKDRMDDKELALAYIQAVVKSSELNWEELLVRSFYLEQVLEEALVDDVEFYPTNFCTDKKLLFDCINEVLMEFCGHDGPWISLAKPAVRFGPDMENVAEVVQEEVYWHLLPLPSPHTLDQIVRKDLARTGSWMDLGFDIGCIGSQTGEIILDELLEEIISSSCTDLFQSTVSTRK; encoded by the exons ATGGAGAAAGAGATTTACAGAAGACAACTTTCAAGAGAAGGGATAGGATGTGTTTGGATGTTTATGAACAGCATGTTTGATTTCAGACATGGTGGATCTATCCATAAGCTTTTGATGGATAAGAAACGTGGCAGCAAAAGAATTATAg TTGTTGAGACTAAGGTGGAGAAGCACCTTACCTGTGACTCTGACTTTGAG GAGAGTGAAGCTGAAATGCAGAGTGTCAAGAACCTCACTGAAGAGGAGACTCAACAAAAGTGTGATACAGAATGCAGAGGAAagacaaaggagaagaagagaagcagaACATGCAGCAAAACCAACAGTGAGGATGTTAATGATCATGCAGACAAGAAACCATATGATCATCAGAGTGATGATGCTGATTCAATAAATGATGATGATTCAGAAGAGAAGTTCAGCGAGTTGATAAAACGGTTGATAGCTCAGACACAGAAGGACAGTGACGAGGCAGAGAACTGCAAGAACCTTGTGGATGCATCTCAGTTCTTGGATTCTAAACAAGGATCATTCCGAGACATTGGTACTTCACCAGTTTCAGGAGATTCTCAGAGGATCAAAGAGACACAAACAATTGTAATATTGAAGCCTGAGCCAACTGACTTGGTTATTGGTTCATCACCTGGAACACATGCTACATGCAACAAAGCCAAGAATGGGAGATCCGGGTCTAGCTTCATTCTCAATAGAATCAGAAGAAGACTAAAATCTTCTCCTAAGAAGAATCCATGCAATGCTGATGCATTGTCTTCTGACAACTCTTGTATGGGAGTGGAGATAGAGAATAGTTCCAGGCGGCATGTTTCAGCTGAAGAGATATTGCCTGACATTTCTTCAAATAATGAGGCTGATAAAGAAGATTCAAAGAAGAGTATGTGTGGTATATACATTGCAGCCAagaaacatctatctgaaatgCTTGCAGAAGGAGATGCAGCAGATGTTGATTCACCTGATAAAGAAGCACCAAGAATCCTTGGGAAGATTCTTGCTCTCCCTGCGTTCTCTACACCAGACAACAGTCCAAAAGTGACACTAGCGCATGAGTTTGCTGGTCATCGGATAACCGAGAAACCAAATATTCAAGAATGCAGCTCAGAAGATTCAACCAAACATGAGGAAACAGCTTCTACTTGTCCCGGAG CAGGCGTTTCAGACACTAGGGATGAAGAGAAGACTGTCTTGGACTCGTTGTCTGAAGCAGTTAGCTCTTGCATTGTACACCAAGATGCATATGTTGATGAAGAGAAGCTTGAAACTCATGATGAACATGAGCAGACACAACCACTAGAAAAGGTTGTGTCTGAGTGCCAAGACAATGCCACTGATGTGCCAGGAAAGTCAAGTCCTGTGTCTGTTCTTGAGCCTTTCTTTACAGATGATGACACAAGTCCAAACTGCTCCAGGCTCTCTTCAG TCGAAAGTCGGTTGCAACCAAGGTGCATACGCTTCAACGAGCCTGATTCTCCAAGATCAGAGAAAGACAATGAAGTCAAAGATAGAATGGATGACAAAGAATTGGCACTTGCATACATCCAAGCAGTGGTCAAGTCCTCAGAGTTGAACTGGGAAGAGCTTTTGGTGAGATCCTTTTATTTGGAGCAGGTTCTTGAGGAAGCTCTAGTGGATGACGTAGAGTTCTATCCTACAAACTTCTGCACGGACAAGAAACTCCTCTTTGACTGTATCAATGAAGTTCTTATGGAGTTTTGTGGACATGATGGCCCTTGGATCTCACTCGCCAAACCTGCAGTCCGGTTTGGCCCAGACATGGAAAACGTTGCTGAAGTGGTGCAAGAAGAGGTTTACTGGCATCTCTTACCTTTGCCTTCTCCTCACACGTTGGACCAGATAGTCAGGAAAGACCTGGCTAGGACTGGGAGCTGGATGGACCTAGGTTTTGATATCGGCTGCATCGGTTCTCAAACAGGTGAGATAATCCTTGATGAACTATTAGAAGAGATCATCAGCAGCAGCTGCACAGACTTGTTCCAGTCAACAGTTAGTACCAGAAAGTAA
- the LOC130510491 gene encoding uncharacterized protein LOC130510491 isoform X2 has protein sequence MEKEIYRRQLSREGIGCVWMFMNSMFDFRHGGSIHKLLMDKKRGSKRIIVVETKVEKHLTCDSDFEESEAEMQSVKNLTEEETQQKCDTECRGKTKEKKRSRTCSKTNSEDVNDHADKKPYDHQSDDADSINDDDSEEKFSELIKRLIAQTQKDSDEAENCKNLVDASQFLDSKQGSFRDIGTSPVSGDSQRIKETQTIVILKPEPTDLVIGSSPGTHATCNKAKNGRSGSSFILNRIRRRLKSSPKKNPCNADALSSDNSCMGVEIENSSRRHVSAEEILPDISSNNEADKEDSKKSMCGIYIAAKKHLSEMLAEGDAADVDSPDKEAPRILGKILALPAFSTPDNSPKVTLAHEFAGHRITEKPNIQECSSEDSTKHEETASTCPGGVSDTRDEEKTVLDSLSEAVSSCIVHQDAYVDEEKLETHDEHEQTQPLEKVVSECQDNATDVPGKSSPVSVLEPFFTDDDTSPNCSRLSSVESRLQPRCIRFNEPDSPRSEKDNEVKDRMDDKELALAYIQAVVKSSELNWEELLVRSFYLEQVLEEALVDDVEFYPTNFCTDKKLLFDCINEVLMEFCGHDGPWISLAKPAVRFGPDMENVAEVVQEEVYWHLLPLPSPHTLDQIVRKDLARTGSWMDLGFDIGCIGSQTGEIILDELLEEIISSSCTDLFQSTVSTRK, from the exons ATGGAGAAAGAGATTTACAGAAGACAACTTTCAAGAGAAGGGATAGGATGTGTTTGGATGTTTATGAACAGCATGTTTGATTTCAGACATGGTGGATCTATCCATAAGCTTTTGATGGATAAGAAACGTGGCAGCAAAAGAATTATAg TTGTTGAGACTAAGGTGGAGAAGCACCTTACCTGTGACTCTGACTTTGAG GAGAGTGAAGCTGAAATGCAGAGTGTCAAGAACCTCACTGAAGAGGAGACTCAACAAAAGTGTGATACAGAATGCAGAGGAAagacaaaggagaagaagagaagcagaACATGCAGCAAAACCAACAGTGAGGATGTTAATGATCATGCAGACAAGAAACCATATGATCATCAGAGTGATGATGCTGATTCAATAAATGATGATGATTCAGAAGAGAAGTTCAGCGAGTTGATAAAACGGTTGATAGCTCAGACACAGAAGGACAGTGACGAGGCAGAGAACTGCAAGAACCTTGTGGATGCATCTCAGTTCTTGGATTCTAAACAAGGATCATTCCGAGACATTGGTACTTCACCAGTTTCAGGAGATTCTCAGAGGATCAAAGAGACACAAACAATTGTAATATTGAAGCCTGAGCCAACTGACTTGGTTATTGGTTCATCACCTGGAACACATGCTACATGCAACAAAGCCAAGAATGGGAGATCCGGGTCTAGCTTCATTCTCAATAGAATCAGAAGAAGACTAAAATCTTCTCCTAAGAAGAATCCATGCAATGCTGATGCATTGTCTTCTGACAACTCTTGTATGGGAGTGGAGATAGAGAATAGTTCCAGGCGGCATGTTTCAGCTGAAGAGATATTGCCTGACATTTCTTCAAATAATGAGGCTGATAAAGAAGATTCAAAGAAGAGTATGTGTGGTATATACATTGCAGCCAagaaacatctatctgaaatgCTTGCAGAAGGAGATGCAGCAGATGTTGATTCACCTGATAAAGAAGCACCAAGAATCCTTGGGAAGATTCTTGCTCTCCCTGCGTTCTCTACACCAGACAACAGTCCAAAAGTGACACTAGCGCATGAGTTTGCTGGTCATCGGATAACCGAGAAACCAAATATTCAAGAATGCAGCTCAGAAGATTCAACCAAACATGAGGAAACAGCTTCTACTTGTCCCGGAG GCGTTTCAGACACTAGGGATGAAGAGAAGACTGTCTTGGACTCGTTGTCTGAAGCAGTTAGCTCTTGCATTGTACACCAAGATGCATATGTTGATGAAGAGAAGCTTGAAACTCATGATGAACATGAGCAGACACAACCACTAGAAAAGGTTGTGTCTGAGTGCCAAGACAATGCCACTGATGTGCCAGGAAAGTCAAGTCCTGTGTCTGTTCTTGAGCCTTTCTTTACAGATGATGACACAAGTCCAAACTGCTCCAGGCTCTCTTCAG TCGAAAGTCGGTTGCAACCAAGGTGCATACGCTTCAACGAGCCTGATTCTCCAAGATCAGAGAAAGACAATGAAGTCAAAGATAGAATGGATGACAAAGAATTGGCACTTGCATACATCCAAGCAGTGGTCAAGTCCTCAGAGTTGAACTGGGAAGAGCTTTTGGTGAGATCCTTTTATTTGGAGCAGGTTCTTGAGGAAGCTCTAGTGGATGACGTAGAGTTCTATCCTACAAACTTCTGCACGGACAAGAAACTCCTCTTTGACTGTATCAATGAAGTTCTTATGGAGTTTTGTGGACATGATGGCCCTTGGATCTCACTCGCCAAACCTGCAGTCCGGTTTGGCCCAGACATGGAAAACGTTGCTGAAGTGGTGCAAGAAGAGGTTTACTGGCATCTCTTACCTTTGCCTTCTCCTCACACGTTGGACCAGATAGTCAGGAAAGACCTGGCTAGGACTGGGAGCTGGATGGACCTAGGTTTTGATATCGGCTGCATCGGTTCTCAAACAGGTGAGATAATCCTTGATGAACTATTAGAAGAGATCATCAGCAGCAGCTGCACAGACTTGTTCCAGTCAACAGTTAGTACCAGAAAGTAA